The segment AATCGTAATCTTGGGCGAAAATGGTCGTGGTAAAACCACGCTTTTGGAGATTTTGTGCGGGTTAAGGGCACCTAGTAGCGGAGAGATCGAGATTTTTCACGAAAAAATTTCTAGCGTCAAAGAGTTTGCGAAATTTCGCCAAAATATCGGGTTTTTGTTTCAAAACTCCGACGAGCAATTCATCTGCGCCAATGTCTTTGACGATGTCGCATTTGGGCTTAGGGCGCGAAACGAAGCGATAAAAAAGGGGCAAAACGGGGGCACAAAAAAGGCTAAAATTTTAAAATTTTTCCGTAAAAATTCGGGCGAAAATTTAGAGCAAAATTCCAGCGAAAATTCCAGCGAAATTTTCACCACGCCACACAATCACCACATAAAACCACGAAAAATTTTAAGCGAAGACGAGATAAAAATCCAAGTTGATGAGATTTTGCAACGCTTTGGAATCTCGCATTTAAGGGACGCCGTGCCGTATCATCTAAGTGGTGGCGAGAAAAAACTCGTAGCACTTGCTGGGGTGATCGTGTGCGAGCCTGAGATAGTTTTGCTCGATGAGCCCACGACTGGGCTTGATTTTGCTATGCAATCGCGCGTCGCAAAAATCCTCAAAAACCTCGATATTAGCGAGATTATCGTGAGCCATGATGAGAAATTTATAGGTGCTGTGGCGGATAAAATTTACACATTGGGCGAAGAGGGATTATTTGGCATAAATGGCGAGCCTTGCGGGATTTGAACCACGCGTTTCTACACTGAGAATGTAGCGTCCTGGGCCGCTAGACGAAAAGCTCAAAAAATATGAATTATACTATTTTTTTGCTAAATTTTGCTTTTACTCTAAATAAAATTAAAAATTTCGGCAAATTTAAATGCGAAATTTGCCGAAATTTAGCTATTTGCTGTGTAGTTGCGTCTCTACAATCTCTTTTTTGCAAGTTTGTAAATCTACCCTATAAAGAAACGCCGTGTAAATCGGCGCATAGGTATATCCATTGAAAACAGTGCCATTTTCTTTTAAGCCATATTTGAAACATAAAGTCTCTCCAACTTTTGCCACGATTGTTTCGCCCCACTCGGGGATACCAACATAAATTTTCGTTTGTATATTTGCAGGAATTTCGACTTTTGCATACGCCCCGTTGCTTATCGTGCCGATTTCTTTCGCACCATCTCCATTATCATAGTAAGCCGTAGTGCGCACCAACGCCCCCATGGCACTTGTTTGTCTATAAACATAAACTATGGCATTATTATTTTGCGGTTCGACAAAATGCTCAAATTTCGCGCCTTTTGCACCACAACCACTCAAAAAAATCGCAAAAAGTATATAAAATATATAAATTGTTTTAGGCATTACAACCCCTTTAAATTTCAAAATTCAAAGCCCTTTTAATCGCCAAAATTTCATTTATATTTTTTTCTAATTCGTCTAAATTTAGCATATTTGGCCCATCGCACAAGGCTTCGCATGGATTTAGGTGTGTTTCGTAGAAAAATCCATCGACCCCCACGCTAGCAGCT is part of the Campylobacter sp. VBCF_01 NA2 genome and harbors:
- a CDS encoding energy-coupling factor ABC transporter ATP-binding protein; this translates as MGERALFAGLNLDVAHKEKIVILGENGRGKTTLLEILCGLRAPSSGEIEIFHEKISSVKEFAKFRQNIGFLFQNSDEQFICANVFDDVAFGLRARNEAIKKGQNGGTKKAKILKFFRKNSGENLEQNSSENSSEIFTTPHNHHIKPRKILSEDEIKIQVDEILQRFGISHLRDAVPYHLSGGEKKLVALAGVIVCEPEIVLLDEPTTGLDFAMQSRVAKILKNLDISEIIVSHDEKFIGAVADKIYTLGEEGLFGINGEPCGI